The following are encoded together in the Pseudomonas sediminis genome:
- the sixA gene encoding phosphohistidine phosphatase SixA — protein MRLWLLRHGEAEPQAASDAARELTAHGRKEVQQAAAQLAGRPLTAIVASPYVRAQQTAELVRSELGFTGKINTVTWLTPDSDPREALKYLDERERAEVLLVSHQPLIGALGGLLVHGHRQEPLPIRTASLAELEGDIPAAGLMELLALIHPR, from the coding sequence GTGAGGTTATGGCTGCTGCGCCATGGTGAGGCCGAGCCACAGGCGGCCAGTGATGCTGCTCGCGAGCTCACCGCTCATGGTCGCAAGGAAGTGCAGCAGGCCGCGGCTCAGCTCGCCGGCCGGCCGTTGACGGCCATCGTCGCCAGCCCCTATGTGCGTGCCCAGCAGACTGCCGAGCTGGTACGCAGCGAACTGGGGTTCACTGGCAAGATAAACACCGTGACCTGGCTGACGCCCGATAGCGATCCCCGTGAAGCCCTGAAGTATCTCGATGAGCGTGAGCGCGCAGAGGTGCTGCTGGTCAGCCATCAACCGCTGATTGGCGCGCTGGGTGGGCTGCTGGTACACGGTCACCGGCAGGAACCGCTGCCCATACGCACCGCCAGCCTGGCTGAGCTGGAAGGTGATATCCCGGCTGCCGGGCTGATGGAGCTTCTGGCGCTGATCCACCCCCGTTGA
- a CDS encoding DUF4389 domain-containing protein, which translates to MSDEKQELARESILLRILWMVIFLIIWQLAELLLGAVVLLQLGYRLFYDAPNASLLGFGDSLSQYLAQIGRFGTFNTDEKPWPFADWPTPRAPEGETAHSIPPAPHPVRDEEPKL; encoded by the coding sequence ATGAGCGATGAAAAGCAGGAGTTGGCGCGTGAATCGATTCTGTTGCGCATTCTGTGGATGGTGATCTTTCTCATCATCTGGCAGTTGGCCGAATTGCTGCTCGGCGCCGTGGTGCTGCTGCAGCTTGGTTATCGTCTGTTCTACGACGCGCCGAACGCCAGCCTGCTTGGCTTTGGCGACAGCCTCAGCCAGTACCTGGCGCAGATCGGTCGTTTCGGCACCTTCAATACCGATGAAAAACCTTGGCCGTTCGCCGATTGGCCAACGCCGCGTGCGCCTGAAGGCGAAACCGCGCACAGCATTCCTCCTGCGCCGCATCCTGTGCGCGATGAGGAGCCAAAGCTGTGA
- a CDS encoding flavin reductase family protein, with protein MQLDFADLSPLEAYRWLASSVTPRPIAWVSTRSVDGVANLAPFSFFQVISDNPPTLLVNVNTRDDGSLKDSLRNAQASGELAIQLVSFAQAEAMNASAAILPHEVSEFAHCGIASQPCERIDVQRVVGAAVTFECRVAQIQPYPPQQPNCHLIFAEVLLAHIDDAVLNEQGRIDPLKLDLVGRLGGSAYCRTRDLFQMQRP; from the coding sequence ATGCAACTCGATTTCGCCGATCTGAGCCCGCTTGAGGCCTACCGCTGGCTGGCCTCCAGTGTCACCCCGCGGCCCATCGCCTGGGTTTCGACCCGTTCGGTCGACGGCGTGGCCAACCTGGCGCCGTTCAGTTTCTTTCAGGTGATCAGCGACAACCCCCCGACCTTGCTGGTCAATGTCAACACTCGCGATGACGGCAGCCTCAAGGACAGCCTGCGCAATGCCCAGGCCAGTGGCGAACTGGCGATCCAACTGGTCAGCTTCGCCCAGGCCGAGGCGATGAACGCCAGTGCTGCGATCCTGCCTCATGAGGTCAGCGAGTTCGCCCACTGTGGCATCGCCAGCCAGCCGTGCGAGCGCATCGACGTGCAGCGCGTCGTTGGCGCAGCGGTGACCTTCGAATGCCGCGTAGCGCAGATCCAGCCCTATCCGCCGCAACAGCCCAATTGCCACCTGATCTTCGCCGAAGTACTGCTGGCGCATATCGATGATGCGGTGCTCAACGAGCAGGGGCGTATCGACCCGCTCAAGCTCGATCTGGTCGGTCGCCTGGGGGGCAGCGCCTACTGCCGTACACGTGACCTTTTCCAGATGCAGCGGCCCTGA
- a CDS encoding AI-2E family transporter, with protein MATNDRLLVQILLLGLLAASLWVLAPFWSALFWAAVLAFASWPLMRLLTQLLNGRMSLAAGILTGVWVIMVAVPLVWLGFNLADHIKDANALVKDLQVEGLPPPPSWLGSIPLVGDRLVELWRTIDQQGAAFFDTLRPYLGQVGNWLVARSAKIGAGMVELALSLVLVFFFYRDGPRLAVFVHSLLERLIGERADHYLELVAGTVQRVVNGVIGTAAAQAVLAYIGFVIAGVPGALVLGLLTFAFSFIMIPPLIWGPAVAWLVWEGEIGMAIFLGIWGFFIISGVDNILKPYLISRGGNLPLVVVLLGVFGGILAFGFMGLFLGPTLLAVAYSLLSDWVADKAPPAEAVVDKPLPGEETRG; from the coding sequence ATGGCCACTAATGATCGTCTGCTGGTGCAGATTCTTCTGCTCGGCCTGCTGGCCGCCAGCCTCTGGGTGCTGGCACCATTCTGGTCGGCGTTGTTCTGGGCCGCCGTGCTGGCCTTTGCCAGCTGGCCGCTGATGCGTCTGCTGACGCAGTTGCTCAATGGGCGCATGTCGCTGGCGGCGGGCATCCTGACCGGCGTCTGGGTGATCATGGTGGCGGTACCGCTGGTGTGGCTGGGGTTCAACCTGGCTGACCATATCAAGGATGCCAACGCGTTGGTCAAGGATCTGCAGGTCGAAGGTCTACCGCCACCGCCAAGCTGGCTGGGCAGTATTCCGCTGGTCGGTGATCGCCTGGTGGAGCTGTGGCGCACCATCGATCAGCAGGGCGCAGCCTTCTTCGACACGCTGCGGCCCTATCTGGGGCAGGTTGGCAACTGGCTGGTGGCACGTAGTGCGAAGATCGGTGCGGGCATGGTCGAGCTGGCCCTGAGCCTGGTGCTGGTGTTCTTCTTCTACCGTGACGGGCCGCGCCTGGCGGTGTTCGTGCACAGCCTGCTGGAACGACTGATCGGCGAGCGTGCCGATCATTATCTGGAGCTGGTCGCTGGCACCGTGCAGCGGGTGGTCAACGGCGTGATCGGTACCGCCGCCGCGCAAGCCGTGCTGGCTTACATCGGTTTCGTCATCGCCGGGGTGCCGGGCGCCCTGGTGCTGGGCCTGCTGACCTTCGCCTTCAGCTTCATCATGATCCCTCCGCTGATCTGGGGCCCTGCTGTGGCCTGGCTGGTGTGGGAGGGCGAGATCGGCATGGCGATCTTCCTGGGTATCTGGGGCTTTTTCATCATCAGTGGGGTGGACAACATCCTAAAACCCTACCTGATCAGCCGTGGCGGCAACCTGCCGCTGGTGGTGGTGCTGCTCGGCGTATTCGGCGGCATTCTGGCCTTCGGCTTCATGGGCCTGTTCCTCGGCCCGACCTTGCTGGCGGTGGCCTACAGCCTGCTCAGCGACTGGGTGGCGGACAAGGCGCCGCCGGCTGAAGCAGTGGTCGATAAACCACTGCCGGGCGAGGAAACACGCGGCTGA
- a CDS encoding AraC family transcriptional regulator, which yields MDHITHIQSSLPGVRLIDAEYRRFAFPRHFHLEYHVGLLIQGQHRYAYGGERRHVGAGDVLLMAPEGIHDGACLDGQSYRIRVMAFDPSWLDEASRTLSEGRQGAPRLITSSLRHPLLSLHLQRFHAAMLDGSQLAQEEALWQALAHLLEMGSTLRVSEPHRVFDPRTWQRLRDWLESRLDDPPSLDEIAAFCAMSPWQALRRFREHTGLPPHQWLTQLRLQRALPLVLAGEPLSEIALRLGFYDQAHFSRLFRRTYGLPPARLRQG from the coding sequence ATGGATCACATCACTCACATTCAAAGCAGCTTGCCCGGCGTTCGTCTGATCGACGCCGAGTACCGCCGCTTCGCCTTTCCTCGGCATTTTCATCTGGAATACCACGTCGGCCTGCTGATCCAGGGGCAGCATCGCTACGCCTATGGCGGTGAGCGCCGGCATGTCGGGGCAGGGGACGTGTTGTTGATGGCGCCGGAAGGGATTCATGACGGCGCCTGCCTCGATGGCCAGAGTTACCGCATTCGGGTGATGGCGTTCGATCCCTCCTGGTTGGATGAAGCCAGTCGCACCCTGAGTGAGGGGCGTCAAGGCGCGCCGAGACTGATCACCAGCAGTTTGCGTCACCCCCTGTTATCGCTGCATCTGCAGCGCTTTCACGCGGCGATGCTGGACGGCTCGCAACTGGCCCAGGAAGAAGCGCTCTGGCAGGCGTTGGCCCATTTGCTGGAGATGGGTTCGACGTTGCGTGTCAGCGAGCCGCATCGCGTTTTCGATCCGCGCACCTGGCAGCGGCTGCGCGACTGGCTGGAAAGTCGTCTGGACGATCCGCCTTCGTTGGATGAAATCGCCGCTTTCTGCGCCATGAGTCCGTGGCAGGCGTTGCGGCGTTTCCGCGAGCACACCGGCCTGCCACCGCATCAGTGGCTGACGCAGCTGCGTTTGCAGCGGGCATTGCCGCTGGTGCTGGCCGGTGAGCCTCTGAGCGAGATCGCCTTGCGCCTGGGCTTCTACGACCAGGCGCATTTCTCACGCTTGTTCCGCCGCACCTACGGTCTGCCACCGGCGCGTCTGCGTCAGGGCTGA
- a CDS encoding alpha/beta fold hydrolase — protein sequence MPQPVFFAHANGFPSATYGKLFAALAPDFQVQHLEQHGHDSRFPVNDNWSNLVDELIHHLEDGGEPVWGVGHSLGGVLHYHAALLRPELYRGVVMLDSPVLTLADRMVIRAAKRFGFIDRITPAGRTLGRREAFADLVEARDYFAGKSLFRRFDPECLDAYVSHGLQRAEQGLRLKFDPATEISIYRSVPHTSPGRPQQLAVPLALVRGRHSRVVLPHHAHLLRRMPRAEYHNLPGGHMFPLERPQATADLLRQLFTRWAGSQEQRA from the coding sequence ATGCCGCAGCCGGTCTTTTTCGCTCATGCCAACGGCTTTCCGTCCGCCACCTACGGCAAACTTTTCGCCGCGCTGGCGCCGGATTTTCAGGTGCAGCACCTGGAGCAGCACGGTCATGACTCGCGTTTTCCGGTCAATGACAACTGGTCGAATCTGGTCGATGAGCTGATCCATCATCTTGAGGACGGCGGCGAGCCGGTTTGGGGCGTTGGCCATTCGCTCGGCGGCGTGCTGCACTATCACGCCGCTTTGCTTCGCCCCGAGCTATATCGTGGGGTAGTGATGCTCGATTCGCCGGTGCTGACGCTGGCTGACCGCATGGTGATTCGCGCCGCCAAGCGCTTTGGTTTCATCGATCGCATCACGCCTGCCGGCCGTACCCTGGGGCGCCGCGAAGCCTTTGCCGATCTTGTCGAGGCGCGCGATTACTTCGCCGGCAAGAGCCTGTTCCGCCGCTTCGATCCCGAGTGTCTGGATGCCTATGTCAGTCACGGTCTGCAACGGGCGGAGCAGGGGCTGCGCCTGAAATTCGACCCGGCCACCGAGATCAGCATCTATCGCAGCGTGCCGCATACCTCGCCGGGTAGGCCGCAGCAGCTGGCTGTGCCGCTGGCCTTGGTGCGTGGCCGCCACAGTAGAGTGGTATTACCGCATCATGCGCATCTGCTGCGGCGCATGCCGCGGGCCGAATATCACAACCTGCCGGGCGGACACATGTTCCCGCTGGAGCGCCCTCAGGCGACTGCCGACCTTTTGCGTCAGCTGTTCACCCGTTGGGCTGGTAGCCAGGAGCAACGTGCATGA
- a CDS encoding AMP-binding protein: MADAIRLPLELFYEREARHPNKRYMVQPLGGGQLLELSWADVGEQARRAASWLRSRELPQGSRIAIISKNCAHWIVADLAIWMAGHVSVPLYPNLTADSMRQVLEHSEAALAFVGKLDDWASMAPGLPQGLPTVSLPLHPQGSFDYSWDDLQRSAPIQDDPKPAANQLATIIYTSGTTGTPKGVMHNFSNFGFAASNAIKLFGVGEDDRLISYLPLCHVAERMFVELASIYAGQTIFFAESLDTFLEDLKRARPTVMFGVPRIWTKFQMGVYSKMPAQKLERLLRLPIIGHFIGRKVLAGLGLDAIRYALSGAAPVPETLLNWYRRLGMEIQEVYGMTENCGYSHVCLPGKFKQGWIGQNNPGVEVRIAEDGEVQVRSGATMQGYFKDPMKTAETLTDDGFLRTGDKGEQDAEGNLRLTGRIKEIFKTSKGKYVAPAPIENRIGEHSRIEQVCVVGDGLPQPIALCVLSDVGRQEAANDSRDELESSLKALLAEVNGRLDHHERLQGLVLVKEVWAVENGFLTPTLKIKRAVIEGTYGERFAEWQQRSEAVLWHD, from the coding sequence GTGGCTGATGCAATCCGTTTGCCGCTCGAGCTGTTTTACGAACGTGAAGCAAGGCACCCGAACAAACGCTACATGGTGCAACCTTTGGGGGGCGGCCAGCTGCTGGAGCTGAGCTGGGCCGATGTCGGTGAGCAGGCTCGTCGCGCAGCCAGTTGGTTGCGCAGTCGCGAGCTGCCACAGGGTAGCCGCATCGCCATCATCTCCAAGAACTGCGCGCACTGGATCGTTGCCGATCTGGCGATCTGGATGGCGGGCCACGTTTCGGTACCGTTGTATCCCAACCTGACTGCCGACTCGATGCGCCAGGTGCTGGAACATTCAGAAGCTGCTCTGGCCTTCGTCGGCAAGCTCGATGATTGGGCGTCGATGGCGCCGGGCCTGCCGCAGGGGTTGCCGACAGTCAGCCTGCCGCTACATCCGCAGGGCAGCTTCGACTACAGCTGGGATGACCTGCAGCGCAGCGCGCCTATTCAGGATGACCCCAAGCCCGCAGCCAACCAGCTGGCCACCATTATCTACACCTCAGGCACCACTGGCACGCCCAAGGGCGTGATGCACAACTTCTCCAATTTCGGTTTTGCCGCCAGCAACGCCATCAAGCTGTTCGGTGTGGGCGAGGATGATCGGCTGATCTCCTATCTGCCGCTGTGTCACGTGGCCGAGCGCATGTTCGTCGAGTTAGCGTCCATCTACGCGGGGCAGACGATCTTCTTTGCCGAGAGCCTGGATACCTTTCTGGAGGATCTCAAGCGCGCGCGGCCGACCGTGATGTTCGGCGTGCCGCGTATCTGGACCAAGTTCCAGATGGGCGTGTACAGCAAGATGCCGGCGCAGAAGCTCGAGCGCCTGCTGCGGCTGCCAATCATCGGCCATTTCATCGGTCGTAAGGTACTCGCCGGCCTTGGCCTGGACGCCATTCGCTACGCGCTGTCCGGCGCTGCGCCAGTGCCTGAAACACTGCTCAACTGGTATCGCCGCCTGGGCATGGAGATCCAGGAGGTTTATGGCATGACCGAGAACTGTGGTTACTCCCACGTCTGTTTGCCAGGCAAGTTCAAACAGGGCTGGATTGGCCAGAACAACCCGGGTGTCGAGGTGCGCATTGCCGAGGATGGCGAAGTTCAGGTGCGCAGTGGCGCGACCATGCAGGGCTACTTCAAGGACCCGATGAAGACCGCCGAGACGCTGACTGACGACGGCTTTCTGCGTACCGGGGACAAGGGCGAGCAGGACGCCGAAGGTAACCTGCGTCTTACCGGGCGTATCAAGGAAATCTTCAAGACCAGCAAGGGCAAGTATGTCGCGCCGGCACCGATCGAAAATCGCATCGGTGAACACTCGCGTATCGAGCAGGTGTGCGTGGTCGGCGACGGCCTGCCGCAGCCCATCGCTCTATGCGTGCTCTCCGATGTAGGGCGCCAGGAGGCGGCCAATGACAGCCGCGATGAGCTTGAAAGCAGCCTCAAGGCCTTGCTCGCCGAGGTCAATGGTCGTCTCGATCATCATGAGCGGCTGCAAGGCCTGGTACTGGTCAAGGAGGTCTGGGCGGTGGAGAACGGTTTCCTCACCCCAACCCTGAAGATCAAGCGCGCGGTTATCGAAGGCACCTACGGCGAGCGTTTCGCCGAATGGCAGCAGCGCAGCGAAGCCGTGCTCTGGCACGATTGA
- a CDS encoding patatin-like phospholipase family protein produces the protein MSKKVALVLGSGGARGYAHIGVIEELQARGYEIGCIAGCSMGAVVGGIFAAGKLREYREWTESLDYLDVLRLLDVSFRLGAIRGERVFGRIQEIVGDVDIENLAIPFTAVATDLTNQQEIWFQEGCLHQAMRASAAIPSLFTPVIQGKRMLVDGGLLNPLPIVPVVSSHCDLIIAVNLNATNQNHYQLPVIERPAALKGRIDQLMTSLGSRLPSFRRKSEDETLLLAEEQGLADDISPAAAPSRKEDDEPAPKSASGSRVAEFSGPASLLELVNQSFEVMQTSLAQYKIAGYPPDILINVPKRACRFFEFYKAPELIMLGRQIARDTLDKYESERG, from the coding sequence ATGAGCAAGAAAGTGGCGCTGGTGCTGGGCTCGGGAGGTGCGCGCGGCTATGCGCACATCGGCGTGATCGAGGAATTGCAAGCGCGCGGTTATGAAATCGGCTGCATCGCCGGCTGCTCAATGGGCGCGGTGGTCGGCGGTATTTTCGCTGCCGGCAAGTTGCGCGAATACCGTGAATGGACGGAAAGCCTGGATTATCTCGACGTGCTGCGCCTGCTCGATGTCAGCTTCCGTCTCGGTGCGATTCGCGGTGAGCGCGTGTTCGGGCGCATTCAGGAAATCGTTGGCGACGTGGATATCGAAAACCTCGCCATCCCCTTCACCGCCGTCGCCACCGATCTCACCAACCAGCAGGAAATCTGGTTCCAGGAAGGCTGCCTGCATCAGGCGATGCGTGCCTCGGCGGCGATCCCGAGCTTGTTCACCCCGGTCATCCAGGGCAAGCGCATGCTAGTCGACGGCGGCCTGCTCAACCCGTTGCCGATCGTCCCGGTGGTGTCCAGCCACTGCGACCTGATCATCGCGGTCAACCTCAACGCCACCAACCAGAATCACTACCAGTTGCCAGTGATCGAACGGCCTGCCGCTCTCAAGGGGCGCATCGACCAGTTGATGACGTCGCTCGGCTCGCGTCTGCCCAGTTTTCGCCGCAAGAGCGAGGACGAAACCCTGCTGCTCGCCGAGGAGCAGGGCCTTGCCGATGACATCAGCCCGGCCGCGGCGCCTAGTCGCAAAGAGGACGATGAACCCGCGCCAAAATCCGCCAGCGGCTCACGCGTAGCCGAATTCAGCGGGCCAGCGTCACTACTGGAACTGGTCAACCAGAGCTTCGAGGTGATGCAGACCTCATTGGCGCAGTACAAGATCGCCGGCTACCCGCCGGACATCCTGATCAACGTGCCCAAGCGTGCCTGCCGCTTCTTCGAGTTCTACAAGGCGCCGGAGCTGATCATGCTGGGTCGGCAGATCGCTCGCGACACCCTCGATAAATACGAAAGCGAACGCGGCTGA
- a CDS encoding alpha/beta hydrolase, producing the protein MSMGFEEVRLSLPHIELAAHLYGPEDGVPVLALHGWLDNAASFARLAPKLEGVRIVALDFAGHGHSEHRSAGAGYALWDYAFDVLQVAEQFGWERFSILGHSMGAITAVLLAGAMPERIARLALIDGLVPYTGEAEQAPEKLGEALRARQALTDKRKPVYAEMARAVEARMKGVGAVSREAAELLAQRGLMPVPGGYTWRTDSRLTLPSPLRLSWAHAQAFVRALQCPVSLVLAEQGMMGAQSAVRSLLQDLPFEVHRLPGGHHLHLDDEAGAQLVADCFNPFLRLP; encoded by the coding sequence ATGAGCATGGGTTTCGAGGAAGTTCGTCTGAGTTTGCCGCATATCGAGCTGGCCGCTCATCTCTACGGGCCGGAGGACGGTGTGCCGGTGCTGGCGCTGCACGGTTGGCTGGATAACGCGGCGAGCTTCGCGCGGCTGGCGCCGAAGCTCGAGGGGGTGCGCATCGTCGCCCTGGACTTCGCCGGTCATGGTCACTCCGAGCATCGTTCGGCTGGCGCCGGTTACGCGCTATGGGACTATGCCTTTGACGTCCTGCAGGTCGCCGAGCAGTTTGGCTGGGAGCGATTTTCCATCCTGGGTCACTCCATGGGCGCGATCACTGCGGTGTTGCTGGCAGGGGCGATGCCGGAGCGGATCGCGCGCTTGGCGCTGATTGACGGGCTGGTGCCTTATACCGGTGAGGCCGAACAGGCGCCGGAAAAGCTGGGTGAAGCGCTGCGCGCCAGGCAGGCGCTCACCGACAAGCGCAAGCCGGTGTATGCCGAGATGGCGCGTGCTGTCGAAGCTCGTATGAAGGGCGTGGGGGCGGTCAGTCGTGAGGCGGCCGAACTGCTTGCGCAGCGAGGGTTGATGCCGGTGCCGGGCGGTTACACCTGGCGTACCGATAGCCGCCTGACTCTGCCGTCGCCGCTGCGTCTGAGCTGGGCCCATGCCCAAGCGTTCGTTCGCGCGCTGCAATGCCCGGTCAGCCTGGTGTTGGCGGAGCAGGGCATGATGGGCGCGCAGTCGGCCGTGCGCAGCTTGCTGCAGGATCTGCCGTTCGAGGTGCACCGTCTGCCCGGCGGGCACCACCTGCATCTGGATGATGAAGCCGGCGCGCAGCTCGTAGCGGATTGTTTCAATCCATTCCTGCGCTTGCCTTGA
- a CDS encoding hotdog fold thioesterase yields the protein MGLWQRTPDIDALNATLKNSIGEVLDIRFDAFDDESLSASMVIDSRTHQPYGLLHGGASVVLAETLGSTASYLCIDSSRFYCVGLEVNANHLRGLRSGRVHAVARPVHLGRTTHVWDIRLSGDDGKASCISRLTMAIVPLGEQPPKL from the coding sequence ATGGGATTGTGGCAACGAACGCCCGATATCGATGCACTCAACGCGACCTTGAAAAATAGCATCGGCGAGGTGCTGGACATTCGTTTCGACGCCTTCGACGACGAATCGCTCAGCGCCAGCATGGTGATCGACTCGCGCACTCATCAGCCATACGGCCTGCTGCACGGTGGCGCCTCGGTGGTGCTGGCGGAAACCCTCGGCTCCACCGCCAGCTACCTGTGCATCGACAGCAGCCGTTTCTACTGCGTCGGCCTGGAGGTCAATGCCAACCATCTACGCGGTTTGCGCAGCGGGCGCGTGCATGCAGTGGCGCGGCCAGTGCATCTGGGCCGCACCACGCATGTCTGGGATATTCGCCTGAGTGGCGATGACGGCAAGGCCAGTTGCATCTCGCGGCTGACCATGGCCATCGTGCCTCTGGGTGAGCAACCGCCGAAACTATAA
- a CDS encoding DUF4892 domain-containing protein produces the protein MKLFSAALATFCSGAVLAADLPGSRDLEVLPRFPASHIVAFKEASDVERIYPQGSIRRISGRLRYEREVLVQGQHSAVTYELPRTHSADQVFTEARETLLEKGAELLYWCQGRECGASSLWANSVFGNATLYGSDDQQAYALLRLAEPNHESLLALYSITRGNRRAYLHAEQLDAEAPLGVLLPTPATLLRQLRTDGQLKLPDEAKADSAWVEVLARSLNLDSTLRVSLAGSHAEAWREALIEQRVREARLELGESSDETLSVRLLR, from the coding sequence ATGAAGCTGTTCTCGGCAGCGCTTGCCACCTTTTGCAGTGGGGCCGTGCTGGCAGCCGATCTGCCTGGCAGTCGCGACCTTGAGGTATTGCCGCGTTTCCCCGCCAGTCACATCGTCGCCTTCAAGGAAGCGTCCGATGTCGAGCGCATCTACCCGCAAGGCTCCATTCGCCGCATCAGCGGGCGGTTGCGCTATGAGCGTGAGGTCCTGGTGCAGGGCCAGCACAGTGCGGTGACCTACGAGCTGCCGCGCACCCATAGTGCCGATCAGGTCTTCACCGAAGCGCGGGAAACCCTGCTGGAGAAGGGCGCGGAACTGCTTTACTGGTGCCAAGGCCGTGAGTGTGGCGCGAGCAGCTTGTGGGCCAACTCGGTGTTCGGTAATGCCACGCTGTATGGCTCCGACGACCAGCAGGCGTATGCACTGTTGCGCCTGGCCGAGCCGAACCACGAGAGCTTGCTGGCGCTGTACAGCATCACCCGTGGAAATCGCCGCGCTTATCTGCATGCCGAGCAGCTGGATGCCGAAGCTCCTCTGGGGGTATTGCTGCCGACGCCCGCGACCTTGCTGCGTCAGTTGCGTACCGATGGGCAACTGAAACTGCCCGACGAAGCCAAGGCCGACAGCGCCTGGGTGGAAGTGCTGGCGCGCAGTCTCAACCTCGACAGCACCTTGCGCGTCAGCCTCGCCGGTAGCCACGCCGAAGCCTGGCGCGAGGCGTTGATCGAGCAGCGTGTGCGCGAAGCCCGCCTGGAGTTGGGTGAAAGTTCGGATGAAACACTGAGCGTGCGTTTGTTGCGTTAA
- a CDS encoding LysE family translocator — protein MQETSVLLSLAAVFAVALISPGPDVALVVRTALHQGQRAGLLSALGLACGILLHGTLVLSGVALLLSRTEWLFDLVQVGGALYLGWLGIGAVRAWWRGGAGPTRLEGELAPSLFGPWLRGVFTNLGNPKALVFFLALLSSLVPADMSLPGKVACAALLFGLSLFWFGLLGMTLSRPLMRQRLLQVAPTIDFVCGLVFLLVAASIVGRLLL, from the coding sequence ATGCAGGAGACGTCCGTCTTGCTGTCGCTGGCTGCCGTGTTCGCGGTGGCCCTTATCAGTCCCGGCCCGGATGTGGCGCTGGTGGTGCGCACCGCCCTGCATCAAGGGCAGCGTGCAGGTTTGCTTAGTGCGCTTGGGCTAGCGTGCGGCATTCTTCTGCATGGCACGCTGGTGCTCAGTGGCGTGGCTTTGCTGCTCAGTCGCACCGAATGGTTGTTCGACCTGGTGCAGGTCGGCGGCGCGCTTTATCTGGGGTGGCTGGGCATTGGTGCGGTGCGGGCCTGGTGGCGCGGCGGCGCCGGGCCAACACGGTTGGAGGGCGAACTGGCGCCTTCGCTGTTCGGTCCCTGGCTGCGCGGTGTATTCACCAACCTGGGCAACCCCAAGGCACTGGTGTTCTTCCTGGCGCTGCTCAGCAGTCTGGTGCCGGCGGACATGTCGCTGCCCGGCAAGGTGGCCTGTGCTGCTCTGTTGTTCGGCCTGAGCCTGTTCTGGTTTGGCCTGCTCGGTATGACCCTGAGCCGACCGCTGATGCGTCAGCGGCTGCTGCAGGTGGCGCCGACCATCGACTTCGTTTGCGGCCTGGTATTTCTGCTGGTGGCGGCCAGTATCGTCGGACGTCTGCTGCTGTAG